The Gloeobacter morelensis MG652769 genome contains the following window.
CTGCAAAACCGGGTGCGGCGCGACCGCAAAGCCGTCCTCTCGGTGCCCATCTTCGAGTGGACCCCCACCGCCCAGCCGCGCACCGAACTGGACCGCATCGGCGTTCTATCGGTGGATACCGACGCTTCCCTTGACGCTACCGGTTGGGTGCGAGAGCATAAAAGATATGTCAACGACACAGCCCTCAGCTGGTCGGCGATCCTGGCGAAGCTTTTGGACAAGGGGTAACGGCCATGTACAACCCGGGCGGCATTCGGCTTCCAAAGGGAGCAAATATCGAGATCAAGTCCCTCGGGGGCGGCATGTTTTCCTTTGCCAATGCCTACGACGGCAACTTCGAATACTTCGAAGGCCGCCCGTTGCACACGCAAGACGGCCTCTGTACAGTCGAAGTCCAGGTCGAACTCGAAGACGCTCCTGTTCCCCGCGAATCTTGAGAGTAGGTGTCAGGATCGAGACGCTTGTCCGTGCTGTTTGTGCAGCTGGGAAGCGCTCTAAGATAGTCTGCCGCCCTTGGGTGAGGTCTGTAACACCCGGTGCAGTTGCATCCCGCAGGCGGTGATATCTTTTTTAACTGCCGTTGCGGATGATCAGGCGATGAAATTGCGCTCGACTTTGCTGTTTGCTGCGCTGTTGGCGCTCGGTGGTGCCACGGCGGCGGCGGCCCTACCCGGTGGAGATCGAGGCGGAACTCACTTTTCGACGCGCAGCCCGGTGATCGCCAAAAACGGCATGGCCGCCACCAGCCATCCGCTCGCCACCCAAATTGCCATCGACGTGCTCAAAAAAGGCGGCAGCGCCGTCGATGCCGCCATCGCCGCCAACGCCGCTTTGGGCTTGATGGAACCGACGGGCAACGGCATCGGCGGGGATCTATTCGCCATCGTCTGGGATCCGGGAGCGCGCAAGCTCGCGGGCCTCAACGCCAGCGGCCGCTCACCTCTGGGACTCAGCTACGAGCAGTTGAAAAGCGCTGTCGGGGCAAATCCGACGATCCCGATTTTTGGTCCGCTGCCGGTGACCGTGCCCGGCGCGGTGGACGGCTGGTTTATGCTGCACGGCCGCTACGGCAAATTGCCCATGGCCGAACTGCTTGCTCCCACCGTGCGCTACGCCCGCGAGGGGGTACCGGTGCCGCAGATCATTGCTGGTTACTGGCAGTCCAACCTCCGTCGCTTCGAGCGCGACAAAGACCAGATTCCCGAACTGGCCAATTTTCGCAGGACCTACTTGCTCAGCGGCAAAGCCCCGGCCGAGGGTGAAATTTTTCGCAACCCGGATCTGGCACTCACGCTTGAAGCGATCGGCAAGGGCGGCCGGGATGTGTTTTACAAAGGCCGCATCGCCACCGCCATCGACGCCTACATACAACGTGTCGGGGGGTATTTGCGCCGGGCCGACCTCGAGCGGCACACCGGCACCTGGGTCGAGCCGGTGCGGGTCAACTACCGGGGCTACGACATTTACGAACTGCCGCCCAACGGCCAGGGGATCGCGGCATTGCAGATGCTCAACATTCTTGAGGGCTTCGCTCTCACAAAAATGGGCCACAACAGCGCCGATTATCTGCACGCGCAGGTGGAGGCTAAAAAACTCGCCTTCGCCGACCGGGCGCGCTACTACGCCGACCCCGACTTCAGCAAGACGCCGGTGGCCGGGTTGCTCGACAAGACCTACGCAAGCGACCGGCGGCGGCTCATCGCCATGGACCGCGCCCAGCCGCGCCTGGCGGCCGGTCTGCCCCCCGCCGCCGACACGATCTACCTCACCACCGCCGACAAAGACGGCATGATGGTCTCACTCATCCAGAGCAACTACGTGGGCATGGGTAGCGGCCTGGTGCCGGACGGCCTCGGCTTTATGCTCCAGGACCGCGGCGCGCAATTTGGCCTCACCCCCGGCCACCCGAACGTCTATGCCCCCGGCAAGCGGCCCTTCCACACGATCATCCCGGCCTTTGTCATGCAAAATGGCGAGCCGTTTATGAGTTTCGGGGTGATGGGGGGAGACATGCAGCCGCAGGGCCACGTCCAGATTCTGTGCAACATCGTCGACTTTGGCATGGATGTACAGCAGGCCGGGGATGCGGCGCGCTACTACCACACCGG
Protein-coding sequences here:
- a CDS encoding gamma-glutamyltransferase family protein, which produces MKLRSTLLFAALLALGGATAAAALPGGDRGGTHFSTRSPVIAKNGMAATSHPLATQIAIDVLKKGGSAVDAAIAANAALGLMEPTGNGIGGDLFAIVWDPGARKLAGLNASGRSPLGLSYEQLKSAVGANPTIPIFGPLPVTVPGAVDGWFMLHGRYGKLPMAELLAPTVRYAREGVPVPQIIAGYWQSNLRRFERDKDQIPELANFRRTYLLSGKAPAEGEIFRNPDLALTLEAIGKGGRDVFYKGRIATAIDAYIQRVGGYLRRADLERHTGTWVEPVRVNYRGYDIYELPPNGQGIAALQMLNILEGFALTKMGHNSADYLHAQVEAKKLAFADRARYYADPDFSKTPVAGLLDKTYASDRRRLIAMDRAQPRLAAGLPPAADTIYLTTADKDGMMVSLIQSNYVGMGSGLVPDGLGFMLQDRGAQFGLTPGHPNVYAPGKRPFHTIIPAFVMQNGEPFMSFGVMGGDMQPQGHVQILCNIVDFGMDVQQAGDAARYYHTGDNDPDGRVMVDGGTLNLESGVGEDSRTELARRGHRLAATSPGAYGGYQAIQWDRVNRVYRGASEMRKDGQVSGF